In Onychostoma macrolepis isolate SWU-2019 chromosome 04, ASM1243209v1, whole genome shotgun sequence, one DNA window encodes the following:
- the LOC131538595 gene encoding interferon-inducible GTPase 5-like yields the protein MISTQDIPSGTIDEVFKQQDCVELKTEPAETEGELKDLQEMISTQDIPSGTIDEVFKQQDCVELKTEPDGLEEIKETLSTHDLPTAFNIIKRRLEEQNDAKLNIAVTGESGSGKSTFVNGFRGLGEEDKDSAQTGVVETTKKPEVYIHPQFKNVKVWDLPGIGTPNFKAHEYLEQVQFEKYDFFIIIASDRFKECHTQLAEEIKNTGKRFYFVRSKIDFSITAEKRKKNFDRKKTLDAIRKDCENGLRKIGIEDPVVFLVSGWEFGKYDINPLQERLQKELPKHKRHMLMLALPNITMEINEKKRKALEANIAKVAFASAVAAAVPLPGLSVAVDLAIITGELRKYYNVFSLDDESLERLCEKSGKTIEELKSLMKSPLHQDINSSSILTMLGSASRLISEESVKYFVSLIPIIGTVTAGGLSYMTVSRMLRRALDGLADDARKVLMASVQTEEDM from the exons ATGATTTCTACTCAAGATATTCCATCAGGTACGATTGACGAAGTCTTCAAACAGCAAGATTGTGTTGAGCTAAAAACAGAACCAGCTGAAACTGAGGGCGAACTCAAAGACCTTCAAGAAATGATTTCTACTCAAGATATTCCATCAGGTACGATTGACGAAGTCTTCAAACAGCAAGATTGTGTTGAGCTAAAAACAGAACCAGATGGACTGGAGGAAATTAAAGAAACTTTATCTACTCATGATCTGCCAACAGCatttaacataataaaaagGCGTCTTGAGGAGCAAAATGATGCCAAACTGAATATCGCTGTGACGGGAGAGTCGGGTTCTGGAAAGTCAACATTTGTCAATGGTTTTAGAGGTTTAGGAGAAGAAGACAAGGACTCTGCCCAAACGGGTGTAGTGGAGACCACAAAGAAGCCTGAGGTTTACATTCACCCACAATTCAAAAATGTGAAAGTGTGGGATCTTCCAGGCATTGGAACACCAAACTTCAAAGCCCATGAGTATCTTGAACAGGTTCAATTTGAGAAATATGATTTTTTCATCATCATTGCTTCAGATCGGTTTAAAGAATGCCATACTCAGCTGGCTGAGGAGATCAAGAACACAGggaaaagattttattttgtcCGTTCCAAGATTGACTTCAGCATTACTGctgagaagaggaagaagaacTTTGACCGGAAAAAGACACTGGATGCCATCCGAAAGGACTGTGAAAACG GACTGAGGAAGATCGGTATAGAGGATCCTGTTGTATTCCTGGTCTCTGGCTGGGAATTTGGCAAATATGACATAAATCCGCTGCAGGAGAGGTTGCAGAAAGAGCTTCCAAAGCATAAGAGACATATGCTAATGTTAGCTTTGCCAAATATCACGATGGAGATAAacgaaaaaaagagaaaagcttTAGAGGCAAACATAGCAAAAGTTGCCTTTGCATCTGCTGTTGCAGCTGCAGTTCCTCTTCCTGGTCTTTCAGTTGCTGTAGATTTAGCCATCATAACAGGAGAGCTGAGAAAATACTACAATGTATTTAGTCTGGATGATGAATCCCTGGAGAGGCTATGTGAGAAATCTGGGAAAACCATAGAGGAATTGAAGAGTCTGATGAAGTCTCCTCTGCatcaagatataaactcaagtTCAATATTAACCATGCTTGGTTCTGCATCCCGTCTTATTTCAGAAGAATCAGTTAAGTACTTTGTGAGCCTAATACCCATCATTGGCACTGTGACAGCAGGAGGATTGTCTTACATGACTGTCTCAAGAATGCTAAGGAGAGCTCTGGATGGCTTAGCTGATGATGCAAGGAAAGTGCTGATGGCTTCAGTGCAGACTGAAGAAGACATGTAA